In Paenibacillus kyungheensis, the following are encoded in one genomic region:
- a CDS encoding NAD-dependent malic enzyme has product MNAFYLDNDGSIKTILKGKEILANPILNKGVAFTAEERTDLELNGILPPMILTIEEQVNRVYDQICTEPNNLRKNTMLNDLYNRNVVLYYRLLSEHLSEFLPIVYTPTVGQAIQEYSQQYHKPGGVYLSIDNMDGIEEAFRNTGVQPGDIDLIVATDSESILGIGDWGVGGINIAIGKLAVYTAAVGIDPSRVLAVVLDAGTNNQKLLNDPLYIGNRHERVRGDKYDEFVDRYVQTAMKLFPNALLHWEDLGNVNARNIIEKYGDQILTFNDDIQGTGAVTLAAVMSGLQVSGTSLKDQRVLVFGPGAAGIGNADQIRDAMMKEGLSEEEAEDRFWAYDYRGLLTEETENVFAFQKPYLRQMSEIADWATDENGKVSLLEVVKQVKPTIMIGTSGVTGAFTEEIIKEMAKHVERPMIMPMSNPTSLAEAVPADLIKWTDGKALIATGSPFEPIEYQGTTFEFGQSNNAFVFPGLGLGAIVAKANVFTKGMFTAAADAVAHAVDSSDLGAPLLPRVKNLQAVSFNVAVAVAKAAIQDGVAQNTPTDIEQAVKDAMWHPVYRTVKSTEMTPLS; this is encoded by the coding sequence ATGAACGCATTTTATTTGGATAATGACGGCTCTATTAAAACGATTCTTAAAGGAAAAGAAATTTTAGCTAACCCTATTTTGAATAAAGGGGTCGCTTTTACAGCAGAAGAAAGAACAGATTTGGAACTGAACGGAATTTTGCCTCCTATGATCTTAACGATTGAAGAACAAGTTAATCGTGTATATGACCAGATCTGTACTGAACCGAATAACCTTCGCAAAAATACAATGTTAAATGATTTATATAATCGCAATGTTGTTTTATACTATCGCTTACTAAGCGAGCACCTGAGTGAATTTCTTCCAATTGTATATACACCAACAGTAGGACAAGCGATTCAAGAATATAGTCAGCAATACCACAAACCAGGCGGTGTGTATCTTTCAATCGATAATATGGACGGGATTGAAGAAGCTTTCCGTAATACAGGCGTACAACCTGGAGATATCGACCTGATCGTAGCTACCGACTCTGAAAGTATTCTAGGGATTGGTGACTGGGGTGTAGGTGGTATTAATATCGCTATTGGTAAATTAGCAGTATATACTGCTGCTGTAGGTATTGATCCTAGTCGTGTACTTGCAGTTGTACTTGATGCCGGAACGAACAATCAGAAATTATTGAATGATCCATTATATATCGGTAATCGTCATGAAAGAGTTCGCGGTGACAAATACGATGAGTTCGTAGATCGTTATGTACAAACAGCGATGAAATTATTCCCTAACGCATTATTGCACTGGGAAGATCTTGGAAATGTAAATGCACGTAATATCATTGAAAAATACGGCGATCAAATTTTGACATTCAACGATGATATTCAAGGTACAGGCGCAGTAACACTTGCAGCTGTGATGTCCGGTCTACAAGTTAGCGGTACATCACTGAAAGATCAACGCGTACTTGTATTTGGACCGGGCGCGGCTGGAATTGGGAATGCCGATCAGATTCGAGATGCGATGATGAAAGAAGGATTGTCAGAAGAAGAAGCAGAAGATCGCTTCTGGGCATACGATTATCGTGGTCTACTTACTGAAGAAACAGAAAATGTGTTTGCTTTCCAAAAACCATATCTTCGCCAAATGTCTGAAATTGCAGATTGGGCAACAGATGAGAATGGCAAAGTAAGTCTTTTGGAAGTCGTTAAACAAGTAAAACCTACTATTATGATCGGTACTTCTGGCGTAACAGGTGCCTTTACAGAAGAGATCATCAAAGAAATGGCTAAACATGTAGAACGTCCAATGATTATGCCAATGTCTAACCCAACATCACTTGCTGAAGCTGTACCGGCTGACTTGATCAAATGGACAGATGGCAAAGCATTGATCGCTACTGGTAGCCCGTTTGAACCTATCGAATATCAAGGAACCACATTTGAATTTGGTCAATCCAACAATGCTTTTGTATTCCCTGGACTTGGTCTTGGAGCGATTGTTGCCAAAGCTAATGTATTCACCAAAGGAATGTTTACAGCGGCAGCCGATGCTGTTGCTCATGCTGTAGACTCTTCAGATCTAGGAGCTCCACTATTACCTAGAGTAAAAAATTTACAAGCAGTATCATTTAATGTTGCTGTAGCTGTTGCCAAAGCCGCTATTCAAGATGGTGTTGCACAAAATACTCCAACCGATATCGAACAAGCTGTCAAAGACGCAATGTGGCATCCCGTATATAGAACCGTTAAATCTACAGAGATGACGCCATTAAGCTAA
- a CDS encoding LysR family transcriptional regulator: protein MEIRQLEYFVAVCEELHFTKAAERLGITQPTLSIQIRTMEEEVGTLLFDRIGKKITLTEAGFILLRQARSILLKLQDAFDEINGLREYTGGNLVVGVMAAELDYRITPILIDFHHQFPNIHLKISSAIEVAEMVINNVVDIGITLIEFTDPRLVTTPLYTEEFVLVVSENHELADQESISLAALPSIPLVLYPKGFKGRELIERHCKEHGLNLNIIIETSTASSLYGFVKSNVAACIQPYSLSASLNDPTLRLIKIADFPPTRQIGIMHRTDKYLGVAALEFMKMIEKHLKM, encoded by the coding sequence ATGGAAATTAGACAACTTGAATATTTTGTAGCTGTTTGTGAGGAATTACATTTTACCAAAGCCGCAGAACGATTGGGGATTACTCAACCTACACTCAGTATACAAATTCGAACAATGGAAGAAGAAGTAGGTACACTCCTTTTTGATCGGATCGGCAAAAAGATTACTCTTACTGAAGCAGGATTTATTTTATTACGTCAGGCACGAAGTATTTTATTAAAGTTACAAGATGCTTTCGATGAGATTAATGGATTACGCGAATATACAGGCGGGAATCTGGTCGTAGGGGTAATGGCAGCAGAGTTGGATTATCGAATTACACCGATCTTGATTGATTTTCATCATCAATTTCCTAATATTCATCTTAAAATCTCTTCTGCGATTGAGGTAGCAGAGATGGTTATCAATAATGTAGTCGATATTGGTATTACATTAATTGAATTTACAGATCCTAGATTAGTTACAACCCCACTATATACAGAAGAATTTGTTCTGGTTGTCTCCGAGAATCATGAACTGGCGGATCAAGAGTCGATTTCACTTGCCGCTTTACCTTCTATTCCATTGGTACTTTATCCTAAAGGGTTCAAAGGACGGGAATTAATCGAGCGTCATTGCAAAGAACATGGATTGAACTTAAATATTATTATAGAGACTTCTACAGCTTCTTCATTGTATGGCTTTGTCAAATCGAATGTAGCGGCATGTATTCAGCCTTATTCATTATCCGCTTCTCTTAATGATCCAACATTGCGTCTGATTAAAATAGCAGATTTCCCGCCTACCCGTCAGATTGGTATTATGCATCGTACGGATAAGTATCTTGGTGTAGCAGCTTTAGAATTTATGAAGATGATCGAGAAGCATTTGAAAATGTAA
- a CDS encoding NAD(P)/FAD-dependent oxidoreductase — protein MEQLVDVIIVGGGPAGLNAALVLGRARKKVLVIDEELPRNRVTKESHGFLTRDGVTPATFRHIAREQISVYPSVQFVKDTVIRATGQDRDFEMTTIQGNTYRGKKILFATGMKDRPLAIAGLQEVYGKSAFVCPYCDGWELRDQPLALIVSGGMALHLAKTISGWTDQFTICTHGTEDWSEEEKEELEQRHISIVTSPIQQIQSDTGMVKQIVFEDGTSLSCTGIFFAPELEAGSEVPQMLGCELADTGMVIVDEFGKTNIAGVYSAGDSASRKYQVVAAASMGSMAAISINSELLEKAWKSKVML, from the coding sequence ATGGAACAATTAGTAGATGTAATTATTGTTGGCGGCGGACCTGCGGGATTGAATGCAGCTCTTGTTTTGGGAAGAGCGCGAAAAAAGGTGCTGGTGATTGATGAAGAACTTCCACGTAATCGAGTGACTAAAGAGTCGCATGGATTTTTAACCAGAGATGGAGTTACGCCTGCTACATTTCGCCATATAGCCAGAGAACAGATTAGTGTCTATCCTTCAGTACAGTTTGTAAAAGATACGGTTATCCGCGCAACAGGTCAAGATAGAGATTTCGAGATGACAACGATACAAGGCAATACATACAGAGGCAAAAAGATACTATTTGCTACTGGAATGAAAGATCGTCCTCTTGCTATTGCTGGTCTACAAGAAGTCTATGGTAAAAGCGCATTCGTCTGTCCGTATTGCGATGGTTGGGAATTGCGAGATCAGCCTTTAGCTTTAATCGTAAGCGGAGGGATGGCACTGCATCTTGCCAAAACAATCTCTGGATGGACAGACCAGTTCACGATTTGTACCCATGGAACAGAGGATTGGAGTGAAGAAGAGAAAGAAGAGTTGGAACAACGTCATATCTCGATAGTAACGTCCCCGATTCAGCAAATACAATCAGACACAGGTATGGTCAAGCAGATTGTATTTGAAGATGGTACATCACTTTCGTGTACAGGAATATTTTTTGCACCTGAATTAGAAGCAGGATCGGAGGTGCCTCAGATGTTAGGATGCGAACTAGCAGATACCGGAATGGTCATTGTAGATGAGTTTGGTAAAACCAATATCGCTGGTGTCTACAGTGCAGGAGATTCGGCTTCACGTAAATATCAGGTGGTCGCTGCTGCGTCAATGGGTTCGATGGCGGCAATAAGTATCAACAGTGAGTTATTAGAGAAAGCATGGAAAAGTAAAGTGATGCTTTAA
- a CDS encoding flavin reductase family protein encodes MHKIVHPKVFYFGTPVVLISTINPDGSPNLAPMSSAWWVNQSCMLGMSYQSQTVQNLIREKSCVLNLPSAQLVNHVDRLALTTGKEDVPVYKATMGYHYEPHKFECAGLTAIPADLVQAPLVQECPIQLEASVEQISPFSETGTIAAIELRMIRVHVEESILLHPDQDYIDPEKWHPLIMNYCEFFGLSAKLQPSRLAEPFMAQYNQKG; translated from the coding sequence ATGCACAAAATTGTACACCCTAAAGTATTTTATTTTGGAACGCCTGTAGTTCTTATTAGTACGATAAATCCAGATGGTTCTCCTAATCTAGCACCGATGTCTTCGGCATGGTGGGTTAATCAATCTTGTATGTTAGGAATGAGCTATCAATCACAGACGGTACAGAATCTAATTAGAGAGAAAAGTTGCGTACTTAATCTTCCTTCTGCTCAGTTAGTCAACCATGTTGATCGATTAGCGTTAACGACTGGAAAAGAAGACGTTCCTGTATATAAAGCTACTATGGGCTATCACTATGAACCTCATAAATTTGAATGTGCAGGGCTAACCGCTATTCCAGCAGATCTTGTCCAAGCGCCATTGGTGCAAGAGTGTCCGATTCAATTAGAAGCTAGTGTAGAGCAAATTTCTCCTTTTAGCGAAACAGGTACAATCGCGGCAATAGAACTACGGATGATACGCGTGCATGTAGAAGAAAGTATTTTACTTCATCCTGATCAAGATTATATTGATCCTGAAAAGTGGCATCCGTTGATTATGAATTACTGTGAATTTTTTGGACTAAGTGCCAAGTTACAACCTTCTCGATTAGCAGAACCTTTTATGGCTCAATACAATCAAAAAGGTTAA
- the dhaK gene encoding dihydroxyacetone kinase subunit DhaK, producing MKKVMNKAEDMVLAHPELELISKYKVIKKKQLNPQKVSLISGGGSGHEPAHAGYIGKGMLDAAVCGDIFASPSQIQVYQAIKATAGEKGTLMIIKNYSGDMMNFKNAAYLCEEDGIKVDYVRVEDDIAVEDSLYTVGRRGVAGTVLVHKIAGAAAEEGRDLAGVKAVAEKAAANVRSIGFALTSCTVPAKGSPTFELGDNEIEYGVGIHGEPGIKREEMASADTLAKRMVDDLMRDMKIEDGHADEIALLINGFGGTPLQELYLFNHAVTRELSNRRIQINREFVGNYMTSIDMDGISVTIMKLDEELKTLLSQESDTPAFKVSGAVAPVHYEAAAVEDVPDEPVSYQVQTDPSYAQLQGNTLTLNNMIYLVDKMSEIIIENEVPFCDLDSHAGDGDFGMSIAKGFRELKHEWSIILAEDDLTIGRFLDHSSLVIMEACGGASGPIWGSAFRAAGKSVGDKKEITVAEFADMMQAAVKGIQATGERSFGRGAVVGDKTLIDALVPCADSWTASAQAGDDLHTALTKGAEAAVQGAESTKNIVARMGRAGAVGERSIGYPDAGAHALGVIFTELAQSLHS from the coding sequence ATGAAAAAAGTAATGAATAAAGCAGAAGATATGGTGCTGGCGCACCCTGAACTTGAGCTCATTTCAAAATATAAAGTCATTAAAAAGAAACAGCTCAATCCGCAAAAAGTATCTTTGATCAGTGGTGGAGGTAGCGGACATGAACCGGCTCATGCAGGATACATAGGGAAAGGCATGCTAGATGCAGCTGTATGCGGAGATATTTTCGCTTCTCCTTCTCAGATTCAAGTATATCAAGCAATCAAAGCAACTGCCGGTGAAAAAGGTACGTTAATGATTATCAAAAACTATAGCGGCGATATGATGAATTTTAAAAATGCCGCTTATTTATGTGAAGAAGATGGGATCAAAGTCGATTATGTACGGGTGGAAGATGATATTGCTGTCGAAGATAGCCTGTATACAGTAGGACGACGCGGAGTAGCGGGTACTGTTCTGGTGCATAAGATTGCAGGTGCGGCGGCAGAAGAAGGACGCGATCTAGCAGGTGTCAAAGCTGTTGCAGAAAAAGCAGCTGCTAATGTACGCAGTATCGGATTTGCATTAACCTCTTGCACCGTTCCAGCCAAAGGTAGCCCTACATTTGAATTAGGTGACAATGAGATCGAGTACGGCGTGGGGATTCATGGCGAGCCAGGTATCAAGCGCGAAGAGATGGCATCAGCAGATACACTTGCTAAGCGTATGGTTGATGATCTGATGCGAGATATGAAAATAGAAGATGGACATGCAGATGAGATCGCTTTACTGATCAATGGATTTGGAGGAACTCCTTTACAAGAGTTATATCTGTTCAACCATGCGGTCACACGTGAATTGTCTAATCGTCGTATCCAGATCAATCGTGAATTTGTCGGTAATTATATGACCAGTATTGATATGGATGGTATTTCAGTGACGATTATGAAATTAGACGAAGAACTCAAAACATTACTTTCTCAAGAAAGTGATACCCCTGCTTTTAAAGTATCCGGTGCTGTAGCACCTGTTCATTATGAAGCGGCGGCAGTAGAAGACGTTCCAGATGAGCCGGTATCTTATCAAGTACAGACAGATCCAAGTTATGCACAACTGCAAGGCAATACACTTACCTTGAATAATATGATCTATCTTGTAGACAAAATGAGTGAGATCATTATCGAAAATGAAGTTCCTTTCTGTGATCTGGATTCTCATGCAGGTGATGGTGACTTCGGGATGAGTATTGCTAAAGGATTCCGTGAACTCAAACATGAATGGAGTATAATTCTAGCAGAAGATGATCTGACAATCGGTCGTTTTCTAGATCATTCCTCACTGGTCATTATGGAAGCTTGCGGTGGAGCATCAGGTCCAATCTGGGGTTCAGCTTTCCGGGCGGCAGGCAAAAGTGTTGGAGATAAGAAAGAGATCACTGTAGCAGAATTTGCAGACATGATGCAAGCTGCGGTGAAAGGGATTCAGGCGACAGGTGAACGTTCATTTGGACGTGGAGCTGTTGTCGGTGATAAAACGTTAATTGATGCGCTTGTGCCTTGTGCAGATTCATGGACAGCCAGTGCACAAGCAGGAGATGACTTGCATACCGCTCTAACAAAAGGTGCAGAAGCCGCAGTGCAAGGGGCAGAAAGCACAAAAAATATTGTGGCACGTATGGGACGAGCAGGCGCAGTAGGTGAGCGTAGTATTGGCTACCCTGATGCAGGTGCACATGCACTTGGTGTTATTTTTACAGAGCTAGCTCAAAGTCTACATTCGTAA
- a CDS encoding SMI1/KNR4 family protein: METQARKLWEQIIAKGSVDDHQFETKLHLQSGATDQDIAGLEDALGVVIPEQIKAFYCIHNGQQQQIETTCFVRNLTLSPIHEIIENWTFLQEEFDPEDWEVDAQPGVQPLAWNSKWIPIASNGGGDYLCIDTDPTEEGTIGQVLYFWHDWEYRSVEASDFFKFVEIALQEEETN; encoded by the coding sequence ATGGAGACTCAAGCGCGAAAATTATGGGAGCAGATTATTGCGAAAGGATCAGTCGATGATCATCAATTTGAAACTAAACTTCATTTACAGTCTGGGGCTACAGATCAAGACATCGCCGGGTTGGAAGATGCTCTTGGTGTAGTGATTCCTGAACAAATTAAAGCTTTTTATTGTATACATAATGGTCAACAACAACAGATAGAAACGACATGTTTTGTGCGAAATCTTACTTTATCTCCTATACACGAAATCATTGAAAATTGGACTTTCTTGCAAGAAGAATTTGATCCTGAAGATTGGGAAGTAGATGCACAGCCAGGTGTCCAACCGTTAGCATGGAATTCCAAATGGATTCCGATTGCTAGTAATGGTGGAGGCGATTATTTGTGTATAGATACAGATCCGACAGAAGAAGGTACGATAGGGCAAGTGTTATATTTCTGGCATGATTGGGAATATCGTTCTGTCGAAGCTAGTGATTTTTTTAAATTCGTAGAGATCGCCCTGCAAGAGGAAGAAACCAATTAA
- a CDS encoding DUF5301 domain-containing protein, which yields MKKWEKYLFLSIVTALIVIPLIVYIANRNHTFTELVTERMTASEPVVSLSLTKSSSEKQIKIKDPAQIHQIMDNLSTTELVKVQSPHLQGSYSYYIHLKVGDNWHSRARYGLILYSNNYISIYDFERNDKYNGLTYQIKSPYSIQQIDHLYAALSHNT from the coding sequence ATGAAGAAATGGGAAAAGTATTTGTTCTTGTCGATTGTAACAGCTCTGATCGTTATCCCTTTAATTGTATATATAGCTAATCGTAATCATACGTTTACAGAATTAGTAACCGAACGAATGACAGCTAGCGAACCTGTTGTATCCCTCTCTCTTACAAAATCATCAAGTGAGAAGCAGATAAAAATCAAAGATCCTGCTCAGATTCATCAGATTATGGATAACTTATCTACAACGGAATTAGTCAAAGTCCAGTCACCCCATCTACAAGGGAGCTATTCTTATTATATTCATCTTAAAGTCGGAGATAACTGGCATAGTCGGGCACGGTACGGTCTTATTTTGTATAGTAACAATTATATCAGTATTTATGATTTTGAACGCAACGATAAATATAACGGATTAACCTATCAAATAAAGTCTCCTTATTCTATACAACAGATTGATCATTTGTATGCAGCTCTATCCCATAATACATAA
- a CDS encoding stalk domain-containing protein, whose amino-acid sequence MLEKKISLAKWVISSTLVVGISLGSNAPLFPPILKVSAAETNHSNLQIVSVIDKDHYLLSDGSMWAMSMKGPWHSEYQFEGISVGSNHQYYGWTTSGQAMGWDGITQQIEVIAGMNNVAQISGNGIVLHKDGKVDMIGSGKPDTLPNSVKLLDAFNDSYAILKQSGDILYYNNYQNGLGRKIGSYPDAVSIKQDEIAIAVLRSDGSVTLLDLLSGDAPQVIANDATSIEWQGSKRSLLVVKKDGSVWSYSRSNGFAPQQISELANIAKVVYSPNGIYAQTKNGDWVEDANKTVTPLQAPSISELKLILSKTNASIGDKINAQIQEVYSNGSINTRPASANELSVAPSPIAEILSDGTIKVKAIGNATITLTTDTLTAQSPLNGTTEEALTGAVMIDGSVYLPLQTVFKAMGSTILVDGNQFKVNWGTTSIVLNKNSAVAQVNNQAVKMKGKVQTSGNQTVFPATLLSSISRDAKVNWDTKYQQALIQVNGSTITIQSDKTLKLIKQEEIGNLTRLLGKSYWVNYYHKAGERFSKVTIKDINAEKDVYNRTRFVIQFGDRKGKEYLSDRLTGAEITSLLSDTEQFFNYDIRSKYNWSQATWNRIINAEVVEGMTSRQVLLSWGNPDKKTVTKDNGHTIEIWSYIGENYLNMLGIGDGVVYEIFSI is encoded by the coding sequence ATGCTTGAGAAAAAGATTTCATTGGCTAAATGGGTAATATCATCAACGCTAGTAGTAGGAATATCTTTGGGGAGTAATGCACCATTGTTTCCTCCTATATTAAAGGTATCAGCAGCAGAAACAAATCATTCGAATCTTCAGATTGTAAGCGTTATTGATAAAGATCATTACTTATTATCTGATGGTTCAATGTGGGCGATGTCTATGAAAGGACCCTGGCATTCTGAATATCAATTTGAAGGGATTAGCGTAGGATCGAATCATCAATATTATGGTTGGACGACAAGTGGACAAGCCATGGGATGGGATGGTATCACTCAACAAATCGAAGTGATTGCAGGAATGAACAATGTTGCTCAAATCTCAGGCAATGGAATTGTATTACATAAAGATGGCAAAGTGGATATGATCGGATCAGGCAAACCAGATACTTTACCGAACAGCGTGAAGTTACTTGATGCATTTAATGATTCGTATGCCATACTCAAGCAATCTGGAGATATTTTATATTATAACAATTATCAAAATGGTCTAGGTCGTAAAATTGGATCTTATCCTGATGCTGTATCGATAAAACAAGATGAAATAGCAATAGCTGTTCTACGTAGTGATGGTAGCGTGACTTTGCTTGATCTGTTATCTGGTGATGCGCCTCAAGTCATTGCAAATGATGCAACATCTATAGAATGGCAAGGATCTAAACGTTCATTACTGGTAGTGAAAAAAGATGGATCAGTATGGTCGTATAGTCGTTCTAATGGCTTTGCCCCTCAACAGATCAGCGAACTCGCCAATATTGCGAAAGTGGTCTATTCACCTAACGGAATTTATGCTCAAACCAAAAATGGCGATTGGGTAGAAGATGCTAACAAAACAGTAACTCCACTTCAAGCACCATCTATTAGCGAGTTGAAATTGATTTTATCCAAAACCAACGCTTCAATAGGAGATAAAATAAATGCACAGATTCAAGAAGTGTATTCTAACGGATCTATAAATACTCGTCCGGCTAGTGCCAATGAATTGAGTGTAGCTCCGTCTCCTATTGCGGAAATATTAAGCGATGGTACGATCAAAGTAAAAGCGATTGGGAATGCTACGATTACTTTAACAACAGATACATTAACAGCTCAATCTCCGTTAAATGGAACAACAGAAGAAGCTTTAACAGGTGCAGTAATGATCGATGGTTCAGTCTATCTACCTTTACAGACTGTATTCAAAGCGATGGGTAGTACGATTCTAGTTGATGGCAATCAATTCAAAGTTAACTGGGGAACTACTAGCATAGTATTAAATAAAAATAGTGCAGTTGCTCAAGTTAACAATCAAGCAGTGAAGATGAAAGGTAAAGTTCAAACTTCTGGAAATCAGACTGTATTTCCAGCCACCTTATTATCAAGCATTTCCAGAGACGCTAAAGTGAATTGGGATACGAAATATCAACAAGCCCTGATACAAGTAAATGGTTCAACGATTACGATTCAATCAGATAAAACTTTAAAGTTAATCAAACAAGAAGAGATTGGCAATTTAACAAGACTACTTGGTAAGTCGTACTGGGTAAATTATTATCATAAAGCTGGTGAGCGATTTAGCAAAGTAACGATCAAAGATATTAACGCAGAAAAAGATGTTTATAATAGAACGCGATTTGTGATCCAATTTGGCGACCGTAAAGGTAAAGAGTATTTATCTGACCGATTAACTGGTGCAGAGATTACAAGCCTATTATCAGATACAGAACAATTTTTTAATTACGATATTCGTAGTAAATACAACTGGTCACAAGCAACATGGAATCGCATTATTAATGCTGAAGTTGTGGAGGGAATGACTAGCAGACAAGTATTATTATCCTGGGGAAATCCTGATAAAAAGACAGTCACTAAAGATAATGGACACACGATCGAAATCTGGTCTTATATCGGTGAAAATTATCTGAATATGCTAGGTATTGGTGATGGCGTTGTATATGAAATATTTAGTATTTAA
- a CDS encoding NAD(P)-dependent oxidoreductase has protein sequence MNIIIFGATGKTGLELVKQSLEHGHQVTALVRHPEKLTISDPKLIIEKGDLSHYDDIDRVMKAHPYDAVFSALGAKTPFQRDPVLTEATKNIIKAAQANQISKFIHVSFIGVRKESSQLGALYKYIVPLAMKNLIADHREKEAFLANSGLDWISVQPPILTSGAKTGTYIHEPHINKGTSSKKKLSRANLADFMIDQLHTSVYHQQGVFVTE, from the coding sequence ATGAATATTATCATTTTTGGAGCCACAGGCAAAACAGGTCTTGAACTGGTGAAGCAGTCGTTAGAGCATGGGCATCAAGTCACTGCATTGGTACGTCATCCGGAAAAACTAACTATTAGTGATCCTAAGCTGATCATCGAAAAAGGGGACTTATCCCATTATGATGATATTGATCGGGTCATGAAAGCACATCCATATGACGCTGTTTTCTCAGCTTTAGGAGCGAAGACTCCTTTTCAAAGAGATCCTGTACTTACTGAAGCGACCAAAAACATTATCAAAGCAGCTCAAGCCAATCAGATCAGCAAATTTATTCATGTTTCCTTTATAGGTGTTCGCAAAGAATCGTCTCAATTAGGAGCATTATACAAATATATTGTCCCACTAGCGATGAAGAACTTAATCGCAGACCACCGAGAAAAAGAAGCTTTTCTAGCCAACAGTGGGCTGGACTGGATATCAGTTCAACCTCCGATTCTAACATCAGGAGCGAAAACAGGAACTTATATCCATGAGCCACATATCAATAAAGGCACTTCCAGTAAGAAAAAGCTATCTCGTGCTAATCTAGCTGATTTTATGATTGATCAACTGCATACTTCTGTATACCATCAACAAGGTGTTTTTGTAACCGAATAA